Sequence from the Candidatus Bathyarchaeota archaeon genome:
ATTGGAACAGAAAAGATAAAATTGATTCATTTGAATGACTCTAAAAAAGGATTAGGTTCAAAAGTAGATCGGCACGAACATATTGGCTTAGGCATGATAGGAGAAAAAGGATTCGAAGCTATCCTATCTAATAATACAATAAATGAATTGCCC
This genomic interval carries:
- a CDS encoding TIM barrel protein, whose protein sequence is IGTEKIKLIHLNDSKKGLGSKVDRHEHIGLGMIGEKGFEAILSNNTINELPLILETPIDSRRDDVGNINRVKAIVSSLGVI